In a single window of the Myxococcales bacterium genome:
- a CDS encoding MFS transporter, whose amino-acid sequence MSSRKRFDLDSALSRVRAEWQFVVATFAASGVGYLGSAGAPIIVQALIDSGLGTQQAGDLGTVELTMLAIASTVVTPFVTRVSHRKLAMGGAILAIIGLLISVMSVSYGAMLIGRVITGTGSGLAISGANAAVAARNDAERIFALIWTMGGGITAALAYGLPYVVTGGNYPMGFGILLVLCCAGLPFMVWVPPQPDLPEDRSTASEGEPSHEGADTTPSLYGPASIMALFGMFIYSVAEMALWNFGFYIPVQAGVPEEVIGAILGVTVLMGLAGGAFAAWLGTRMGRVGPIIVGSLLSVAGRWIFIASSTTEWVFFGGLLWGLGFYFVTPYQIGLVAALDRHGRLAVLAGGAMNFGYAVGPTIAGRVLEGRDASVFLVAIVGATLVSLFLLLPLAVRVDRMVKA is encoded by the coding sequence ATGTCATCCAGGAAGCGCTTCGATCTCGATAGCGCACTGTCCAGAGTACGAGCGGAATGGCAGTTCGTTGTCGCCACGTTTGCGGCCTCCGGTGTGGGATACCTCGGCTCTGCCGGCGCACCGATCATCGTCCAGGCCCTGATCGACTCTGGACTGGGTACACAGCAGGCGGGTGATCTCGGCACCGTTGAGCTGACGATGCTCGCCATTGCATCAACGGTGGTGACACCGTTTGTGACTCGCGTTTCCCACCGAAAGCTCGCGATGGGCGGAGCCATTCTTGCCATCATCGGCTTGCTCATCTCGGTGATGAGTGTGAGCTATGGCGCGATGCTGATCGGGCGCGTGATTACGGGGACTGGCTCCGGACTCGCGATCTCCGGAGCAAACGCCGCCGTGGCGGCTCGCAACGACGCCGAAAGGATCTTCGCCCTCATCTGGACAATGGGCGGCGGCATCACGGCCGCCCTCGCGTACGGATTGCCCTACGTGGTCACGGGCGGGAACTACCCGATGGGTTTCGGCATCCTGCTCGTGCTGTGTTGTGCGGGCTTGCCCTTCATGGTGTGGGTCCCGCCGCAGCCCGATTTACCGGAGGATAGGAGCACCGCCAGCGAAGGCGAGCCGAGCCATGAAGGCGCGGATACCACACCGAGCCTTTATGGTCCGGCCTCAATCATGGCCCTGTTCGGAATGTTCATCTACTCGGTTGCCGAGATGGCGCTGTGGAACTTCGGCTTCTACATCCCGGTCCAGGCCGGCGTACCCGAGGAAGTGATCGGCGCGATACTCGGTGTCACCGTGCTGATGGGTCTCGCTGGAGGGGCATTTGCCGCGTGGCTTGGAACGCGGATGGGGCGGGTCGGGCCGATCATCGTCGGGTCGTTGCTCAGCGTGGCGGGGCGTTGGATCTTCATCGCCAGTTCGACCACAGAGTGGGTATTTTTCGGCGGTCTCTTGTGGGGGCTCGGCTTCTACTTCGTAACGCCCTATCAGATTGGTCTCGTCGCTGCGCTGGACCGACACGGTCGTCTGGCCGTGTTGGCGGGTGGCGCGATGAACTTCGGCTATGCCGTAGGTCCGACTATCGCTGGACGGGTGCTCGAGGGTCGGGACGCGTCTGTCTTCCTGGTCGCGATCGTGGGCGCGACGCTCGTTTCGCTCTTCCTATTGCTACCGCTGGCGGTCAGAGTGGACCGGATGGTAAAAGCTTAA
- a CDS encoding helix-turn-helix domain-containing protein: MMIFAGWVNRQQQDVIEYLQEENQTLREQLGGKRLRFTDQQRRRLAAKAQLIGRRALVDIGTLVTPDTLLRWHRRLIAKKYDGSKRRRPGRPKTAVKIEELILRMARENPRWGYTRIRGALHNLGHEIGRNTIKRVLLENGFDPIQRRGMSWETFLKAHWGAISATDFFSVEVITRSVSVLNIGPSRNR, from the coding sequence ATGATGATCTTTGCCGGCTGGGTGAACCGGCAGCAACAAGATGTGATCGAATACCTGCAGGAAGAGAATCAAACACTGCGCGAGCAGTTGGGCGGAAAGCGATTGCGATTCACCGACCAGCAGCGCCGCCGACTCGCGGCGAAGGCCCAGTTGATCGGTCGAAGAGCGCTCGTCGATATCGGCACCTTGGTGACGCCAGACACGTTGCTTCGGTGGCATCGGAGGCTGATTGCGAAGAAGTACGATGGGAGCAAGAGACGAAGGCCGGGCCGTCCCAAGACCGCGGTCAAGATCGAAGAGCTGATCTTGCGGATGGCCCGGGAGAATCCTCGCTGGGGTTACACTCGGATCCGAGGAGCGCTCCACAACCTGGGGCACGAGATCGGTCGAAACACGATCAAACGAGTCCTTCTCGAAAACGGGTTCGACCCAATTCAGAGGAGAGGAATGTCGTGGGAGACATTCCTCAAAGCTCATTGGGGCGCGATCTCAGCGACCGATTTCTTCAGCGTCGAAGTGATAACGCGATCGGTGTCCGTCCTCAATATCGGTCCGTCCCGGAATCGTTGA
- a CDS encoding DDE-type integrase/transposase/recombinase → MQALLHFLALIVRCAPAFVRSHREQLIIELALRQQLATYSQKKSKPKITPLDRVFWAALFHFWPRWKRTLVIVKPDTVVRWHRKGFKLYWQWISKPGPGRPPLSAEVQELIKRFVLDNSWGARKIHAELGKLGFTVSLATVSRYMPKRPHDKGKQQRWMTFLRNHRDGMAAMDFFVVPTITFRLLYVWFIIDHERRRIIHINVTTNPTAQWVVQQLRVSFPDDSSPDYLIFDNDTIFSDQVSKSIESLGITPKRTAFRSPWQNGTAERWVGSCKREVVDHVIVLNEDHLRRLLRDYVRYYNTDRVHTSLQDAPEGRILEARPSSRAKVVGLPRVGGLHHRYAWREAA, encoded by the coding sequence ATGCAGGCCCTACTCCACTTCCTGGCACTCATTGTCCGTTGCGCTCCGGCCTTCGTCCGCAGCCATCGCGAGCAGCTGATTATCGAGTTGGCCCTCCGCCAGCAACTCGCGACATACAGCCAGAAGAAATCCAAGCCCAAGATAACGCCACTCGATCGCGTCTTCTGGGCAGCCCTCTTCCACTTCTGGCCTCGGTGGAAGCGAACTCTCGTCATAGTCAAGCCGGATACTGTCGTTCGTTGGCACCGGAAGGGATTCAAACTCTACTGGCAATGGATTTCGAAGCCGGGACCAGGGCGGCCGCCGCTGTCGGCAGAGGTCCAAGAGTTGATCAAACGCTTCGTACTCGACAATAGTTGGGGCGCTCGGAAGATTCATGCGGAACTCGGAAAGCTCGGCTTCACGGTCAGCCTTGCAACCGTTTCGAGATACATGCCAAAACGGCCCCATGACAAAGGGAAGCAGCAGCGCTGGATGACGTTTCTCCGCAATCACAGAGACGGCATGGCTGCGATGGACTTCTTCGTTGTGCCCACGATCACGTTCCGTCTTCTATACGTGTGGTTTATAATCGATCACGAACGGCGGCGGATCATCCACATCAATGTCACAACCAACCCGACGGCACAGTGGGTAGTTCAACAACTCCGCGTATCGTTCCCCGACGATTCAAGCCCGGACTATTTGATATTCGACAACGATACGATCTTCTCAGACCAAGTATCAAAGTCGATCGAATCGCTCGGTATCACTCCCAAGCGAACGGCATTCAGGAGTCCATGGCAAAACGGGACGGCGGAGCGATGGGTCGGATCCTGCAAACGAGAGGTCGTGGATCATGTCATCGTGCTCAATGAGGATCACCTGCGTCGTCTTCTCCGAGACTATGTCCGCTACTACAACACGGATCGGGTCCACACGAGCCTCCAAGATGCACCAGAGGGCCGAATACTAGAAGCGCGGCCATCATCGAGAGCGAAAGTTGTGGGACTACCTCGTGTTGGCGGTCTTCACCATCGATACGCTTGGCGGGAGGCGGCGTAG
- a CDS encoding PEP-CTERM sorting domain-containing protein (PEP-CTERM proteins occur, often in large numbers, in the proteomes of bacteria that also encode an exosortase, a predicted intramembrane cysteine proteinase. The presence of a PEP-CTERM domain at a protein's C-terminus predicts cleavage within the sorting domain, followed by covalent anchoring to some some component of the (usually Gram-negative) cell surface. Many PEP-CTERM proteins exhibit an unusual sequence composition that includes large numbers of potential glycosylation sites. Expression of one such protein has been shown restore the ability of a bacterium to form floc, a type of biofilm.) — protein MRARYMITLLISATLLLGLAWLAPPALEASAAKLQVCHIPAGNPRNSHTLTISEKTLETHLAHGDQVGNCSASPEVVSAASPAGGTLDTRFYDFFTTRPGEYFDRRAAVYGETPIGANCFTASGLANGICSIVDATIPDVASAPFTIWSYKNESPGRKQIFTPFKFEIEGVDILGYDLTDPVFLPVLNSSEPAGTYLNFTWTAKFLDTATLAEIEAVPYPNCTNPGLGDGYYQWSVIELEMDLQQSRRIFGVVAADAAAAQIWWDTNTDPRCGGPAPSSGPVEDAMWDWFLETGGGQQASKSGTYDIMNAYGWFLDQVFLDIRATVDPITGITSVTIQHEAWGTSNLLNRFFYWGNAHYQDHYLDSSQALGWQGWEPSAWYDDMVWQGTLNASDIDFTFTGVMMYDFELFALPGPDGNLDQVDDIPIWAWRPHLHDAGYYYGHTESELDRYIGLTEIEAGPGSPTYGQVRSNVFVPTTWDLFDGETLSFEFPTGNVPFYDPNLTPIGSSGRSNDHVVISAPLSLHRTHPAGYGDWDPVLKTWTIVGPTVTGGSVGIPGDYPSEPWGAIYFTAVPEPGTTIGLAAGSALLAMMYRRRSRRSGSV, from the coding sequence ATGCGCGCACGCTATATGATCACGCTCTTGATTTCGGCAACGCTCCTGCTAGGCCTGGCCTGGCTTGCCCCCCCGGCCTTGGAAGCTTCGGCAGCCAAACTTCAGGTCTGCCACATCCCGGCCGGGAACCCCCGCAACTCACACACGCTCACGATCAGCGAGAAGACTTTGGAGACCCACCTCGCCCACGGCGATCAAGTCGGAAATTGTTCTGCGAGTCCAGAGGTCGTCTCAGCAGCGTCCCCGGCAGGGGGAACCCTCGACACGCGATTCTACGATTTCTTCACCACCCGGCCCGGCGAGTATTTTGATAGACGGGCAGCGGTGTATGGCGAGACGCCGATTGGCGCCAATTGCTTCACCGCTTCTGGGCTGGCCAATGGCATCTGTTCCATAGTTGATGCGACTATCCCCGACGTCGCGAGCGCTCCGTTTACGATCTGGTCGTACAAGAACGAATCCCCGGGCCGCAAACAGATCTTCACTCCGTTTAAGTTCGAGATAGAGGGAGTCGACATTCTCGGGTACGACCTTACCGATCCCGTCTTTTTGCCCGTGCTCAACAGCAGTGAGCCCGCTGGGACGTACCTCAATTTCACCTGGACGGCGAAGTTCCTCGATACCGCGACTTTGGCGGAGATAGAAGCGGTGCCCTATCCCAATTGCACAAACCCCGGTCTTGGAGACGGCTACTACCAGTGGTCGGTAATTGAGCTCGAGATGGATCTACAGCAATCGCGCCGCATATTCGGGGTCGTCGCTGCGGATGCTGCTGCCGCCCAAATCTGGTGGGATACTAATACGGATCCCCGCTGTGGGGGACCTGCCCCCAGCTCGGGCCCGGTTGAGGATGCTATGTGGGATTGGTTCCTCGAAACGGGTGGCGGCCAGCAGGCGAGCAAATCCGGCACCTACGACATCATGAACGCGTATGGGTGGTTCCTCGACCAGGTCTTTCTCGATATAAGGGCCACGGTCGACCCCATCACTGGCATCACCTCCGTGACGATCCAACACGAGGCGTGGGGTACCAGCAATCTGCTCAACCGGTTCTTCTACTGGGGGAACGCCCACTACCAGGATCACTACCTGGATTCTAGCCAGGCTCTGGGTTGGCAAGGGTGGGAGCCATCCGCGTGGTACGATGACATGGTCTGGCAGGGGACACTCAATGCGAGCGATATCGACTTCACCTTCACGGGCGTAATGATGTACGACTTTGAGCTATTCGCGCTACCCGGGCCCGATGGGAACTTGGACCAGGTCGACGATATCCCGATCTGGGCATGGCGTCCTCACCTGCACGACGCGGGATACTACTATGGCCACACGGAATCGGAACTGGATCGCTACATCGGATTGACGGAGATAGAAGCCGGGCCCGGAAGCCCGACTTATGGCCAGGTTCGATCGAACGTGTTCGTTCCGACGACCTGGGACCTGTTTGACGGGGAAACCTTGAGTTTTGAGTTTCCCACGGGAAATGTGCCTTTCTACGATCCGAATCTCACGCCGATAGGCTCGTCGGGAAGGTCGAACGACCACGTAGTCATCAGTGCACCCCTCTCGCTGCATCGAACGCATCCAGCTGGGTATGGCGACTGGGATCCCGTTCTCAAGACCTGGACGATCGTCGGCCCGACTGTAACGGGCGGTTCGGTTGGAATCCCCGGGGACTACCCCAGCGAGCCGTGGGGCGCGATCTACTTCACAGCGGTACCGGAGCCCGGAACCACGATCGGGTTGGCAGCGGGCAGCGCTCTGCTCGCGATGATGTACCGGCGCCGCTCGCGACGCTCGGGCAGCGTATAA
- a CDS encoding molybdopterin-dependent oxidoreductase, translating into MSETREVHGCCPLDCQDTCAWVAQVEDGRVVRVSGAKDHPYTRGVLCAKVRDFEQRTYAPDRLLHPLKRVGPKGSGAFEAISWDEALDIIADRFSKIIAADGAEALFPFQYLGSMGVVQRQSLMRLFHALGASQLGGSVCGASGEALAEEGHPTGFDPEDMAHSDFIVLWGANILSTSHHQWHFIEAARRHGARVVSIDPRLTQTGKRCDQHIAIKPGTDAVLAAGLARIILDEKLGNLDAARSFVTDCDDFLRQIEPWTSHEVSRVCGIEENVILELAREIAGARPALIRVGVGPQQTVNGDALVRGLSALSLLGGHWQHPGGGLFIFAEPEFDDYRASCPELIPGEPRSLDMATLGRILTDRTLSPPVNGLMIWTANPAVSQVDATEVRRGLAREDLFTVVLEHFLTDTARYADIVLPSTTQLEHFDIQGAWGHHYISLNFPAITPLGESKTHGEVMRELAKRMGLEIPALQQTDEEIAASALPPHVSLADLKKHGWQKASPPRWQPEDLSDGLRIAGDDIVVPSPPRTASLQLLTPKAHYFLNSTFANMPRQRKNQGAPSLDMHPDDAGERGLVDGHPVAITCDRAEIKAVLRLTDSILPGVVVLEGKWWDQPEETSAVSNLLSKAAWSRAGQPAYNDIFVQVKPSVR; encoded by the coding sequence ATGAGCGAAACTCGAGAGGTTCACGGCTGTTGCCCGCTCGATTGTCAGGACACTTGTGCCTGGGTGGCCCAGGTCGAGGACGGCCGAGTGGTTCGGGTTTCGGGAGCCAAGGATCATCCCTATACCCGTGGCGTTCTGTGCGCGAAAGTGCGCGACTTCGAGCAGCGAACCTACGCGCCGGATCGGCTGCTACATCCACTCAAGCGGGTAGGGCCCAAGGGCAGCGGCGCCTTCGAAGCAATCAGTTGGGATGAAGCTCTCGACATCATTGCCGATCGGTTTTCGAAGATCATCGCGGCCGATGGGGCGGAGGCCCTGTTTCCCTTTCAGTATTTAGGCTCCATGGGTGTGGTGCAGCGGCAGTCGTTGATGCGCCTGTTTCACGCCCTGGGAGCCAGCCAACTCGGCGGCAGTGTTTGTGGTGCCTCCGGCGAAGCGTTGGCAGAAGAAGGACATCCCACCGGCTTCGACCCCGAAGATATGGCACACAGCGATTTCATCGTGCTCTGGGGAGCCAATATTCTCTCGACCAGTCACCACCAGTGGCACTTCATCGAAGCAGCGCGACGTCACGGCGCACGGGTGGTTTCCATCGATCCGAGGCTCACGCAAACGGGCAAGCGCTGCGATCAACACATTGCGATCAAACCCGGCACCGACGCGGTGTTGGCGGCAGGGTTGGCCCGGATCATTTTGGATGAGAAGCTTGGCAACCTCGATGCAGCCCGAAGCTTTGTCACCGATTGCGACGACTTCCTCAGGCAGATCGAACCGTGGACTTCGCACGAGGTGTCGCGGGTCTGTGGCATTGAAGAAAATGTCATCCTCGAACTTGCCCGGGAAATTGCAGGCGCCCGACCGGCACTGATTCGGGTTGGCGTCGGCCCGCAGCAGACCGTAAACGGCGATGCGTTGGTGCGCGGACTGTCGGCCTTGTCACTTCTGGGAGGTCACTGGCAGCACCCCGGCGGCGGGCTTTTCATCTTCGCAGAACCTGAATTCGACGACTACCGGGCGAGCTGTCCGGAACTCATTCCAGGCGAACCGCGCTCACTCGACATGGCCACCCTCGGTCGGATCTTGACCGACCGCACGCTTTCGCCACCGGTCAACGGCCTGATGATCTGGACCGCGAACCCCGCGGTCAGCCAAGTCGACGCGACGGAGGTGCGGCGAGGACTGGCGCGAGAGGATCTGTTCACCGTCGTGCTGGAACACTTCCTCACCGATACCGCGCGCTACGCGGACATCGTGCTGCCCTCGACGACACAGCTCGAACACTTCGACATTCAAGGCGCCTGGGGACACCACTACATCTCGCTCAACTTCCCGGCGATCACTCCGCTGGGAGAATCCAAAACTCATGGCGAAGTCATGCGGGAATTGGCGAAGCGGATGGGATTGGAGATTCCGGCGCTGCAGCAAACTGACGAAGAGATTGCCGCTTCGGCACTGCCGCCCCACGTATCGTTGGCCGACCTGAAAAAACATGGCTGGCAGAAGGCCTCACCACCCCGTTGGCAGCCGGAAGATCTCTCAGACGGCCTGCGGATTGCGGGTGATGATATTGTCGTGCCGAGTCCACCGCGCACAGCGTCGCTACAGCTGCTGACGCCGAAGGCCCACTATTTTCTGAATTCGACTTTCGCAAACATGCCGCGGCAACGGAAGAATCAGGGCGCTCCCTCGCTGGACATGCATCCCGACGATGCCGGGGAACGTGGGCTTGTGGATGGCCATCCCGTCGCCATCACCTGCGACCGGGCTGAAATCAAAGCCGTCTTGCGGTTGACCGATTCGATTCTGCCCGGGGTTGTCGTGCTCGAAGGCAAGTGGTGGGATCAGCCGGAGGAAACATCAGCGGTTTCGAATCTGCTTTCGAAAGCTGCATGGTCGCGTGCGGGCCAGCCCGCCTACAACGATATCTTCGTGCAGGTGAAGCCATCCGTAAGATGA
- a CDS encoding multicopper oxidase domain-containing protein, whose product MSWWLLIPYALVLGLVLVTNPGQGLAKAGPSHAKLSRAIDINPDPDVFETIIVATEETVDLGDGLLANVYTYNGTVPGPEFHFKVGDRVIVHFTNFLPEPSSIHWHGVELNNASDGTPVTQNPVKFGETYTYRFVVPHPGVYWYHPHFKPTNPEFKGQYGSFIVEDPAEPALRAAGVIPNRGHTRTLVLSDTTVCKAPGENDTETFPTDDPDLPWSGGDEFPGQTLSPTPDKLCENPRDNVGNPLGTGPLAAGDIPNVQAADDCRFQKDCATNEGQLVLVNGKVPGAREGSPQDPGELMSGASVLNVKAGSGLRLQIIGATVTRYFRLLMTDQYGDPVPLYRIGGEGGLLDRVRVEGGTQQLLDTKYDSGEILLAPSDRADVVLVVPDGRPGDIVTLWTRDYPRTGRGFANIPTVPVLHLRIVGSANKSQRYAISDGDPLRVHPRVDDPTEDLRGLPITDHLLDPALLPVPLPGSPDETIRLRVFPADDRWRRRSLPPRGGRLRVDSPYCDQSLCEDRGYPRTRSHERDPRPPPLPFARLFLSANSCTGPVARARPHFRLLRADRYLQYPQFPQPGVSCATRRPAANGLDEPGRRPWALDVPLPHHLPRHARNDLGTRRPRAG is encoded by the coding sequence ATGAGCTGGTGGTTGTTGATTCCGTACGCCCTTGTATTGGGGTTGGTACTCGTAACAAATCCTGGGCAGGGGCTTGCCAAGGCCGGGCCCTCGCACGCGAAGCTGTCGCGCGCCATCGACATCAATCCGGATCCCGACGTCTTCGAGACGATCATCGTCGCTACTGAGGAAACAGTAGATCTGGGCGATGGTTTGCTCGCGAACGTCTACACCTACAACGGGACCGTTCCCGGCCCCGAATTTCACTTCAAGGTCGGCGATCGGGTGATCGTTCACTTCACAAATTTCCTGCCCGAACCGTCGAGCATCCACTGGCACGGTGTGGAGCTCAACAACGCGAGTGATGGGACTCCCGTCACGCAAAATCCCGTCAAATTTGGAGAGACGTACACCTATCGGTTCGTAGTCCCGCACCCTGGGGTTTACTGGTATCACCCGCACTTCAAACCCACGAATCCAGAGTTCAAGGGACAGTACGGTTCGTTCATTGTCGAGGATCCCGCCGAGCCAGCGTTGAGAGCAGCCGGTGTGATTCCGAATCGGGGACACACGCGAACCCTGGTTCTTTCCGATACAACCGTGTGCAAGGCCCCGGGAGAGAACGATACGGAGACTTTCCCCACGGACGACCCGGACCTGCCGTGGTCCGGGGGGGACGAGTTTCCCGGCCAGACGCTTTCTCCGACCCCAGACAAGCTCTGCGAGAACCCGCGAGACAATGTCGGCAACCCGCTCGGGACCGGACCGCTTGCAGCGGGCGACATCCCGAACGTCCAGGCGGCCGACGACTGCCGTTTCCAAAAAGATTGCGCGACCAACGAGGGCCAGCTCGTGCTCGTCAATGGGAAGGTGCCCGGCGCGCGCGAGGGTTCGCCTCAGGATCCCGGTGAGCTCATGAGTGGGGCATCGGTCCTCAACGTCAAGGCCGGGTCGGGCCTCCGCTTGCAAATCATTGGTGCGACAGTGACGCGCTACTTCCGGCTCCTGATGACGGATCAGTACGGTGATCCCGTTCCGTTGTATCGAATTGGAGGGGAGGGCGGCCTGCTCGATCGCGTAAGAGTCGAGGGCGGAACCCAGCAGCTACTCGACACCAAATACGACAGTGGTGAGATCTTGCTCGCGCCCTCCGATCGCGCGGATGTCGTGCTCGTGGTGCCCGACGGGCGGCCGGGGGATATCGTGACGCTCTGGACACGCGACTACCCCCGCACCGGGCGAGGGTTTGCGAATATTCCGACGGTGCCCGTGCTGCATCTTCGAATCGTCGGAAGCGCGAATAAAAGTCAGCGCTACGCGATTTCCGATGGGGATCCGTTGCGCGTACACCCACGCGTCGACGACCCGACCGAGGACTTGCGCGGACTTCCGATTACCGATCACCTGCTCGACCCCGCTCTACTTCCGGTTCCGTTGCCGGGGTCACCCGACGAGACCATCCGACTCAGAGTGTTCCCGGCCGACGATCGATGGCGTCGTAGGTCACTTCCGCCCCGAGGAGGCCGGCTACGAGTCGATTCCCCATATTGCGACCAGTCGCTTTGCGAGGATCGGGGATATCCTCGAACTCGAAGTCACGAACGAGACCCGCGCCCACCACCCCTTCCATTTGCACGGCTTTTCCTTTCAGCCAATTCGTGTACTGGACCCGTCGCGCGAGCCCGTCCTCACTTTCGACTACTCCGAGCAGATCGATACCTTCAATATCCCCAGTTTCCACAGCCTGGTGTTTCGTGTGCGACTCGACGACCGGCCGCGAATGGATTGGACGAGCCCGGGCGGCGCCCTTGGGCGCTGGATGTTCCACTGCCACATCACCTTCCACGCCACGCTCGGAATGATCTCGGAACTCGTCGTCCTCGAGCCGGATGA
- a CDS encoding PAS domain-containing protein yields DGEALFRCATKITNLGCALYDEISGSYLYISEQYAAPLGISAGAYLDIYPDYASELRYVHEDDRARYDAYYTEYGRQPADTQIEYRIHTVDGEFVHLREYMKPIFDEAGNLTHTIVIEQDITELKIAEGQLRQAQKMEAVGQLSAGVAHDFNNLLAVILGNLELISEHFGHDSDLSELIDGAITAAERGGNLTKRLLAFSRKQELRSEPSDANRLIRNMFDLLQTTMGESIEVKIIGAPRLWMSQIDRALLESAVLNLAINARDAMESGGRFLIETTNFRSNESKKKPMGLKSGRDYVRIAVSDTGSGMTADVAEHAFEPLFTTKAVGKGSGLGLSMIYGFVTQSGGHVAIESVVGRGTTIQLYLPRDTTTNAEPKADGLAGDPPRARSS; encoded by the coding sequence GGACGGAGAAGCGCTGTTTCGCTGCGCAACCAAGATCACGAACCTCGGCTGTGCGCTTTATGATGAGATCAGTGGCTCCTATCTGTACATTTCCGAGCAGTACGCAGCGCCGCTTGGAATCTCCGCTGGTGCGTATCTCGATATCTATCCCGATTACGCGAGTGAACTCAGATACGTTCACGAAGACGACCGCGCACGCTACGACGCGTACTACACAGAATACGGAAGGCAGCCCGCCGACACCCAGATCGAGTATCGAATCCACACCGTGGATGGCGAATTCGTCCACCTTCGAGAGTACATGAAACCGATATTTGACGAGGCCGGAAATCTGACGCACACCATCGTCATCGAGCAGGACATCACGGAGCTGAAGATCGCGGAGGGCCAGCTCCGGCAAGCTCAGAAGATGGAAGCGGTGGGACAACTCTCTGCTGGTGTCGCGCACGATTTCAACAACCTACTTGCGGTCATTCTTGGAAATCTCGAACTCATCAGTGAACACTTCGGACATGACAGCGATTTGTCCGAATTGATCGATGGCGCCATCACCGCTGCGGAGCGTGGGGGAAACCTCACCAAGCGCTTGTTGGCGTTCTCGCGAAAACAGGAGCTGCGTTCGGAGCCGAGCGATGCAAATCGATTGATTCGAAACATGTTCGATTTGCTGCAGACCACGATGGGCGAATCAATAGAGGTGAAGATCATTGGCGCCCCGAGGCTCTGGATGAGCCAGATCGATCGGGCACTGCTCGAGAGCGCGGTGCTCAATCTCGCCATCAATGCGCGCGATGCGATGGAATCGGGTGGAAGATTCTTGATTGAAACGACGAACTTTCGAAGCAATGAGTCCAAAAAGAAGCCAATGGGGTTGAAGAGTGGACGGGATTACGTGCGGATTGCCGTCAGCGACACCGGGTCGGGTATGACTGCGGATGTTGCTGAGCACGCCTTCGAACCTTTGTTCACCACCAAGGCGGTCGGCAAGGGCAGTGGGCTTGGCTTGAGCATGATCTATGGATTCGTCACGCAATCTGGTGGGCATGTGGCGATCGAGAGCGTCGTGGGTCGCGGTACGACGATCCAGCTGTATCTACCCCGGGACACAACCACCAATGCTGAACCGAAAGCGGATGGACTTGCTGGGGATCCACCGCGGGCCCGCAGCTCATGA